From the Bacillus horti genome, the window TCTCCACGTATTAATGAGCGTGGATCGGTTGGGTTAAAGGAAGTAATCATTTCGAATAATAACGTTGAAACATTTGGTGTACTGATCCCACTGGAAGCATTAAAGGTCTCCATTTGAGGAACCTCACGGCTAAGAGCGGTGATCAAAGTATTCATCGAAATATGAGTTGTCCAGTTTTTCAACCAGCTTGAGCTTAGATTCATTCTGGATTGTAAGGCTGAACCTGCCGTTGTAATGAAAAGAAACAATACAACACCTACCATGACTAGCATCATTAATCTCCGAATGACAAACGTAGGATAATTAGTTTGATTTTTTCTTCTACGTAAAGGGGACATGTCCAACATCCTTTCCTGTTAAGAATGTTTGTGCTGTTAATCTCATTCCATAGTTATGCAACAGCTTGGACAATTAGAACAGTGCCCCCTCTACTTTTTACATGTGTTTAGTTGCTTGCTTCTATCCGGAGATGATTTCTACTAGTGCGTATAGGCAGATACATTACTCATATCTATTTTTTCATGAAGGGCAGCGTTAAGGCCATTGGCTACAATATTTCCGATATCCTCAATAAAAGTATCTATTTCTTTAGGAGTAACGATTAACTGATGTCCTAGAGGCTGTAAAACTTCATGTATAAGTCTTCTTTTTTCGTGCTCCTCCAAGGTCCCTACAAGGCCAAGAAGGGTGCGTCTTTCTTCCTCCGCCGGGATATGATCAGGATTAAAGCGTTTAGGCTGACCTAAATTAAATCCCATTCCCCCAGGAGCTAATGCCCTTCTAGCGTTCGTATTTTCCTGCTGATCCTTCATTTCTTTTCCCATGTGCCCTAAAACAAAATCTATGGAATTACTTACAATGGAAACAGCATCAACAACGGTCGGAACACCTATTGCAATAACAGGAACACCCAATACCTCTTTGCTAAGGGCTTTGCGCTTATTCCCTATTCCAGAGCCTGGGCTAATTCCTGTATCACTAATTTGAATGGTCGTATTTACTCGTTCTAATGAGCTACTTGCAAGAGCGTCTATAGCAATAACAAAATCCGGCTGTATTTGACTGATTACTCCTTCAACAACCTGGCTTGTCTCTATACCCGTAATCCCTAATACCCCAGGAGATAAAGCACTTACTCTGCGGAAGCCCTCCTCTACATTTTCAGGAGCTAGCTCAAAAAGGTGACTCGTTACCATAATATTTTCTACAACTATGGGTCCTAAAGCGTCTGGTGTTACGTTCCAATTTCCTAAACCAATAATCAGTACACTATCGTCTGGCTTAATGCCAACCTCTTCTAAAAAAGCATGAAATTGCTGAGCAAATAGTGTTGTCACTTTATTTTGGAACTCTGTATCCTTTTTTCTAAGGGGCTGAGCTTCTATCGTTAAGTACTTCCCTACATTTTTCCCTATCTTTTTAGCACCCTCTTCTGTATCTACATAAACCTTTGTCACATAGATGTGATCCTGTTCCAGCTCCTCTAAGCGAACACCAGGTATTCCCTGACCCTCTTCTTCTTCAGCTATTTGATGTGCTTCTACAGCCAAGTCTGTACGCACTTGATACTTGGATAGATCAATTTCTTTCTCTTTATTCTCCTCCACAGCCCTTCACCTCGCTGTCATTTATTTTCCTTAGTTTTCCTATAACCTCTGTATTTATACTTGATGTTAAGGATGTGATTTTAGGACAAGTTTTTGGTGATATTATTGCAATTCCTTTCTAGAAAGGGTATAATACTCTGTGTTGTATTTTCTACCGGTTGTACGG encodes:
- the gpr gene encoding GPR endopeptidase, producing MEENKEKEIDLSKYQVRTDLAVEAHQIAEEEEGQGIPGVRLEELEQDHIYVTKVYVDTEEGAKKIGKNVGKYLTIEAQPLRKKDTEFQNKVTTLFAQQFHAFLEEVGIKPDDSVLIIGLGNWNVTPDALGPIVVENIMVTSHLFELAPENVEEGFRRVSALSPGVLGITGIETSQVVEGVISQIQPDFVIAIDALASSSLERVNTTIQISDTGISPGSGIGNKRKALSKEVLGVPVIAIGVPTVVDAVSIVSNSIDFVLGHMGKEMKDQQENTNARRALAPGGMGFNLGQPKRFNPDHIPAEEERRTLLGLVGTLEEHEKRRLIHEVLQPLGHQLIVTPKEIDTFIEDIGNIVANGLNAALHEKIDMSNVSAYTH